In a single window of the Scyliorhinus canicula chromosome 1, sScyCan1.1, whole genome shotgun sequence genome:
- the prr18 gene encoding proline-rich protein 18 produces the protein MRTGGPARIPKPAVPFPPIRPATDCSGRGLRSGQASGPAPQPGPPGRSPAAPRSRFSNAWPEAKLPFGGWRPQAGGPRPLGGSSDSGPASTSGDSARTSTVEMRFSLSLTPEAVGVIQRRSLERLLLGKERGKAPVRSRRPARSLQPPQCRSASAADIRSLVKISLLNDQHKYDDVEYEEEEEGAADPALLRRCMDWLQGVEAARLPRLAS, from the coding sequence ATGAGAACAGGCGGCCCTGCGAGGATACCCAAGCCCGCCGTTCCCTTCCCTCCGATCCGCCCGGCCACGGACTGTTCCGGGAGGGGACTGCGGTCCGGGCAAGCATCAGGCCCAGCGCCGCAGCCCGGACCCCCTGGGCGCTCGCCGGCCGCTCCCCGCAGCCGCTTTTCCAACGCGTGGCCCGAGGCCAAGCTGCCGTTCGGCGGCTGGCGACCGCAAGCCGGAGGCCCCAGGCCCCTGGGCGGCTCGAGTGACAGCGGACCGGCCTCCACCTCCGGGGACTCGGCCAGGACTAGCACTGTGGAGATGCGCTTCTCGCTCAGCCTGACCCCCGAGGCCGTGGGAGTGATCCAGAGGCGCAGCCTGGAGCGGCTGCTgctggggaaggagaggggaaagGCCCCGGTCCGCAGCAGGCGGCCGGCCAGGAGCCTCCAGCCGCCGCAGTGCCGCTCGGCCTCGGCGGCCGATATCCGGAGCCTGGTGAAGATCTCGCTGCTCAACGACCAGCACAAATATGATGATGTGGagtatgaggaggaggaggaaggagcagCCGACCCGGCGCTGCTGCGAAGGTGCATGGACTGGCTGCAGGGGGTAGAGGCGGCCAGGCTGCCCCGGCTGGCCAGTTAA